The sequence TGGCCGCCGCCGGGTCGTCCGACCCGCTGTGGCGGGCCGACGTGGCCGGGGTGGCCGCGCAACTGCCCGGCCGGGCCCGGGTCGGTTACGTCTCCGGCGCCGGGCCGCGCGTGCCGGACGTGGTCGCGCAGCTGCGTGCCGAGGGCGCGCGGCGGGTCGCGGTCGCCGCGTACCTGCTGGCGGACGGATTGTTCTACCGCTCGCTGCACGAGGCCGGCGCGGACTCGGTGACGCCGCCGCTGTGCCACGACGGCGCGGTCGCCGACCTCGTTCTGGGGCGTTTCGACAGCGCTCTGCTCACAACTGTCGGTAGCCGCTTGTAGTCACAACGGGTGCGCTCCGGTTGTAGGGATTTCCGAACAACAGCGTCACCGTAGGTGGTCCTCCGGGTTAACGCCGGGCCGACAGAGTTCCTCTCGTGGCGGTGCACACCGGCCAGAAGGGACCGACTGCAGTGACTCAGAAACTTGTCGTCATCGGCAACGGCATGGCGGGCGCCCGCACGGTCGAGGAGATCCTCGCCCGGGACGGGGACTTCACCGTGACGATGTTCGGTGACGAGCCGTACGGCAACTACAACCGGATCATGCTCTCCAACCTGCTCGCCGGGGTGGAGACCGAGGACGGGATCTTCCTCAACGACCTGGCGTGGTACCGGGACAACGGCATCACGCTGAACGCCGGCAGCAAGATCGAGCGGATCGACGCGCAGGCCAGGATGGTCTACGACGCCGAGGGCAACGGCACCCCGTACGACAAGCTGATCATCGCGACCGGCAGCTACTCGTGGACCCCGCCGATCAAGGGCATCCACAATCCGAAGCGCGGCTACCACCAGGGTGTCTTCGCCTTCCGTACGCTCGACGACACCCGCCGGATGATCACCTACGCGCGCCGCGCCGAGCGGGCCGTGGTGATCGGTGGCGGGCTGCTCGGCCTGGAGGCGGCGCGCGGCCTGCAGAACCACGTCAGCCACGTGACCCTGCTGCACGCCATGGGCCATCTGATGAACATGCAGCTCGACGAGCGGGCCGGGGAGATGCTCAAGGCCAGCGTCGAGAGCAAGCTGGGCATCGACGTCATCGTCGACGCGATGACCACCGAGATCCTCGGCAAGGATCGGGTCACCGGGGTGAAGCTGGCCGACGGCACGGTCATCGACTGTGACGTGGTGGTGGTCGCCGCCGGCATCCGGCCGAACACCGAGATGGTGGCGAGCAGCGGGCTCCCGGTCGAGCGGGGCATCGTGGTCGACGACCAGATGCGGGTGCAGGGCCAGGACGACATCTACGCGGTCGGCGAGTGCGCCCAGCACCGCGGCGACCTGTACGGCCTGGTCGCCCCGCTGTGGGACCAGGCGAAGGTGCTGGCCGACCACATCACCGGCCGGAACCCCGCCGCCGCGTACGAAGGCTCCAAGATCTCCACCAAGCTCAAGGTGGCCGGCATCGACGTCGCGTCGATGGGCCTGCGCGAGCCGGAGAGCGACGCGGACGAGGTGATCGTCTACAACGAGCCGCGCAAGGGCATCTACAAGCAGCTGATCATCCGCGACAACGTGCTGGTCGGCGCCACCCTGGTCGGTGACAACCGCAAGGCGGCGTCGCTGATCCAGGCGTTCGACCGGGGGCTGCCGCTGCCCGAGGAGCGCGCCGAGCTGATCTTCGACATCGGTGGGGTGGTGGAGGAGTCGCCCGAGTCGATGCCGGACGACGCCCAGGTCTGCAACTGCAACGGGGTGAGCAAGGGCGCCATCTGCGGGGCGGTGCGCAGCGGCTGCAAGACGGTGAGCGGCGTGATGGACGCGACCCGGGCCGGCAAGGGCTGCGGCACCTGCAAGCCGCTGGTGCAGCGGATCGTCGAGTGGGCCAACGGCGGCGAGGCCGAGGAGGACCCGGCCGCCTCCTGGTACGTCCCCGGCGTCCCGATGCCGAAGCCGGAGCTGATGGCCGCGATCCGCAGGTACGGGCTGAAGAGCGTCTCGGCGGTCTTCGACAAGCTGGTCCCGGGCGGCGCCCACGACGCCAAGAGCAAGATGGGCCTGGCCTCGCTGCTCAGGATGATGTGGGGCGCCGACTACGTGGACGAGCGGGACGCCCGCTTCATCAACGACCGGGTGCACGGCAACATCCAGAAGGACGGCACCTTCTCGGTGGTCCCGCAGATGAAGGGCGGGGTCACCACCCCGGCACAGCTGAAGCGGATCGCCGAGGTGGCCGAGAAGTACCAGGTGCCGATGGTCAAGCTGACCGGTGGCCAGCGCATCGACCTGCTCGGCATCCCGAAGGAGAAGCTCCCGGCGATCTGGGCCGACCTGGACATGCCGTCCGGGTACGCGTACGCGAAGAGCTTCCGCACCGTGAAGACCTGTGTCGGCTCGGACTTCTGCCGCTTCGGCGTCGGCGACTCCACCGCGCTGGGCATCGCGATCGAGGAGCGGTACCAGGGCCTGGAGGGTCCGGGCAAGATGAAGCTCGCGGTCACCGGGTGCCCGCGCAACTGCGCCGAGGCGTACGTCAAGGACCTGGGCGTGGTGGCCATCGACGGCGGTAAGTGGGAGATCTACGTCGGCGGCGCGGCCGGCGCCCACATCCGCAAGGGCGATCTTCTGGCCACTGTGGACTCCGCGGCCGAAGTCATCACCCTGACCGGCCGATTCCTCCAGTACTATCGGGAGAACGCCAACTGGCTGGAGCGGACCTACGCGTTCGTCCCCCGGATCGGCATCGACCGGATCCGGCAGATCGTCGTGGACGACGCGGATGGCATCGCGGCCGCTCTGGACGCGGCGGTCGAAG is a genomic window of Actinoplanes teichomyceticus ATCC 31121 containing:
- the nirB gene encoding nitrite reductase large subunit NirB, producing the protein MTQKLVVIGNGMAGARTVEEILARDGDFTVTMFGDEPYGNYNRIMLSNLLAGVETEDGIFLNDLAWYRDNGITLNAGSKIERIDAQARMVYDAEGNGTPYDKLIIATGSYSWTPPIKGIHNPKRGYHQGVFAFRTLDDTRRMITYARRAERAVVIGGGLLGLEAARGLQNHVSHVTLLHAMGHLMNMQLDERAGEMLKASVESKLGIDVIVDAMTTEILGKDRVTGVKLADGTVIDCDVVVVAAGIRPNTEMVASSGLPVERGIVVDDQMRVQGQDDIYAVGECAQHRGDLYGLVAPLWDQAKVLADHITGRNPAAAYEGSKISTKLKVAGIDVASMGLREPESDADEVIVYNEPRKGIYKQLIIRDNVLVGATLVGDNRKAASLIQAFDRGLPLPEERAELIFDIGGVVEESPESMPDDAQVCNCNGVSKGAICGAVRSGCKTVSGVMDATRAGKGCGTCKPLVQRIVEWANGGEAEEDPAASWYVPGVPMPKPELMAAIRRYGLKSVSAVFDKLVPGGAHDAKSKMGLASLLRMMWGADYVDERDARFINDRVHGNIQKDGTFSVVPQMKGGVTTPAQLKRIAEVAEKYQVPMVKLTGGQRIDLLGIPKEKLPAIWADLDMPSGYAYAKSFRTVKTCVGSDFCRFGVGDSTALGIAIEERYQGLEGPGKMKLAVTGCPRNCAEAYVKDLGVVAIDGGKWEIYVGGAAGAHIRKGDLLATVDSAAEVITLTGRFLQYYRENANWLERTYAFVPRIGIDRIRQIVVDDADGIAAALDAAVEEAVQAYQDPWKERAEPATPGQFRTSLPLTVLPQVPVRA